A section of the Quatrionicoccus australiensis genome encodes:
- a CDS encoding MBL fold metallo-hydrolase gives MRYTIVPVTPFEQNCTIFWCEKTRQAAVIDPGGDVERILQVLAEEKLTLAKILVTHGHIDHAGGVAALLERVAVPVEGPHEDDRFWIEGMPQQSKMFGFPNVRTFEPTRWLKGGDKVAFGEVELDVLHCPGHTPGHVVFHHAPSHLAQVGDVLFQGSIGRTDFPKGDHDTLLRSIKEQLFPLGDETDFVPGHGPMSTFGEERRYNPFLSGRFG, from the coding sequence ATGCGCTACACCATTGTTCCGGTTACCCCCTTTGAACAGAACTGCACCATCTTCTGGTGCGAAAAGACCCGTCAGGCTGCGGTGATTGATCCGGGCGGCGATGTCGAACGCATCCTGCAGGTGTTGGCCGAGGAAAAGCTGACGCTGGCCAAGATTCTTGTCACGCATGGTCATATCGATCATGCCGGCGGTGTGGCGGCGCTCCTGGAGCGGGTTGCCGTACCGGTGGAGGGGCCGCACGAGGATGATCGTTTCTGGATCGAAGGCATGCCGCAACAGAGCAAGATGTTCGGCTTCCCGAATGTCCGGACCTTCGAGCCGACGCGCTGGCTGAAGGGGGGCGACAAGGTTGCCTTCGGCGAGGTCGAACTGGACGTGCTGCATTGTCCGGGGCATACGCCGGGTCACGTTGTTTTTCATCATGCGCCCAGCCATCTGGCGCAAGTCGGCGATGTGCTGTTCCAGGGATCGATCGGGCGGACCGATTTTCCCAAGGGCGATCACGACACGCTGCTGCGTTCGATTAAGGAACAGCTCTTCCCGCTCGGCGATGAAACCGACTTCGTGCCGGGGCACGGGCCGATGTCTACATTTGGCGAAGAGCGCCGCTACAACCCCTTCCTGAGCGGCCGCTTCGGCTGA
- a CDS encoding HDOD domain-containing protein, with the protein MIDHPLPDIDSWVLFFSNNTLPVLRVTKRRISEMRQNLDRVDARELARVILQDPIMTVRVLAYIQPMRGRSLQHDITTIASAVMMAGIEPFFKRFDELLTIEDQLKDADTHALLGILQISRRAQRAADYAQEWAIWRHDINMEEVRIAALLHDLAEILVWCSAPALGLDILARQKAQPSLRSAEAQRQVLGLTFQDIQLELCRVWHLPELLLRLIDDDHLGNPRVQNVALAVRLARHSAHGWENPALPDDYKGIGQLLNITPETVRQRLGLEPMPAREADGNDGL; encoded by the coding sequence ATGATCGACCATCCATTGCCCGACATTGACAGCTGGGTGCTGTTTTTCAGCAACAACACCCTGCCGGTACTGCGCGTCACCAAGCGCCGGATCAGTGAAATGCGGCAAAACCTGGACCGCGTCGATGCCCGCGAACTGGCCCGCGTCATCCTGCAGGATCCGATCATGACCGTCCGCGTTCTGGCCTATATCCAGCCGATGCGCGGTCGCTCGCTGCAACACGACATCACGACCATCGCCAGCGCGGTGATGATGGCCGGCATCGAACCCTTCTTCAAACGCTTCGACGAGTTGCTGACCATCGAAGATCAGTTGAAAGACGCCGACACCCACGCCCTGCTCGGCATCCTGCAGATCAGCCGGCGCGCCCAGCGTGCCGCCGACTATGCCCAGGAATGGGCAATCTGGCGCCACGACATCAACATGGAAGAAGTTCGCATCGCTGCGCTGCTGCACGATCTGGCGGAAATCCTGGTGTGGTGTTCGGCACCGGCGCTCGGCCTCGACATTCTTGCTCGCCAGAAGGCGCAGCCCTCCTTGCGCAGCGCCGAAGCCCAGCGTCAGGTACTGGGTCTGACCTTCCAGGATATCCAGCTTGAGCTTTGCCGCGTCTGGCATCTGCCGGAACTGCTGCTGCGCCTGATCGACGACGATCATCTCGGCAATCCGCGCGTCCAGAATGTTGCCCTGGCCGTACGCCTTGCCCGTCACTCGGCGCACGGCTGGGAGAATCCGGCCCTGCCTGACGACTACAAGGGCATCGGCCAGCTGCTCAATATCACACCGGAAACGGTGCGCCAGCGTCTCGGACTTGAACCGATGCCGGCCCGTGAAGCCGACGGCAACGACGGCCTGTAA
- a CDS encoding ATP-binding cassette domain-containing protein: MPYLKLSDACLAYGHVPLLDHADFLLDPGERVALIGRNGTGKSSLLAALAAGSGRGKLDDGEVWVQPGIRVGYVPQEPPLDPDQTVFEAVTSGMGEAAKLLAAYHEVSHQMAEGTGDHEALMDRMETLQHELEACGAWTYEAQAERVIDRFGLDPEANVGSLSGGQKKRLALAQALAVAPEVLLLDEPTNHLDIAAIEWLENLLIETNTTLFFITHDRSFLDRVCTRIVELDRGKLASYPGSFKEYGVRKEAQLHEEGLANARADKLLKEEEVWIRKGVEARRTRAVFRVQRLDQLRAERQARRERMGKVNLQLDAGDKSGKLVAELEHVGKRFGQRVIVDDFSIRIQRGDKIGLIGPNGAGKTTLLRMILGELQADSGIVRMGTKIDVAYFDQFRTQLNPDSTLSDVISPGSDWVEIGGAKKHVIGYLEDFLFAPERSRSPVSSLSGGERNRLLLARLFAKPANVLVLDEPTNDLDIETLELLEELLANYTGTLFLVSHDRTFLDNVVTQTIAAEGNGQWREYAGGYSDWANYKASLQKEEAARQKSDAKQSAAKAADPVKPKLEKLSWKEQRELEELPGKISSLEDEQASLSKRLEDPAIYQTDPAGAQKAAERLALIDDELMGLLERWEILEARSDKPA; this comes from the coding sequence ATGCCTTACCTAAAACTTTCCGATGCCTGTCTCGCCTACGGCCATGTGCCGCTTCTTGATCATGCCGATTTTCTGCTCGACCCCGGTGAGCGCGTCGCGCTGATCGGTCGCAACGGCACCGGCAAGTCGTCGCTGCTGGCCGCGCTGGCCGCCGGCTCCGGGCGCGGCAAGCTCGACGACGGCGAGGTCTGGGTGCAGCCTGGTATCCGCGTTGGCTATGTGCCGCAGGAGCCGCCGCTCGATCCCGATCAGACTGTTTTTGAGGCGGTCACCTCCGGCATGGGTGAGGCCGCCAAGCTGCTTGCCGCCTACCATGAAGTGTCGCATCAGATGGCCGAAGGCACGGGCGATCACGAGGCGCTGATGGATCGCATGGAAACCTTGCAGCACGAGCTTGAAGCCTGTGGTGCGTGGACCTACGAGGCGCAGGCCGAGCGCGTCATCGACCGTTTCGGCCTCGATCCGGAGGCCAATGTCGGCAGCCTGTCCGGCGGTCAGAAAAAGCGCCTGGCCCTGGCCCAGGCGCTGGCCGTGGCGCCCGAGGTGCTGCTTCTCGATGAGCCGACCAACCACCTCGATATTGCCGCCATCGAATGGCTGGAAAACCTGCTGATCGAAACCAACACCACCTTGTTCTTCATCACCCACGACCGCTCCTTCCTGGATCGCGTCTGTACGCGCATCGTCGAGCTCGATCGCGGCAAGTTGGCCAGTTATCCGGGCAGTTTCAAGGAATACGGCGTGCGCAAGGAAGCACAACTGCACGAGGAAGGCCTGGCCAACGCGCGTGCCGACAAGTTGCTCAAGGAAGAGGAAGTCTGGATCCGCAAGGGCGTCGAAGCGCGTCGGACGCGGGCCGTCTTCCGCGTCCAGCGTCTCGACCAGTTGCGTGCCGAACGCCAGGCGCGGCGCGAGCGCATGGGCAAGGTCAATCTGCAGCTCGACGCCGGCGACAAGAGCGGCAAGCTGGTCGCCGAGCTGGAGCATGTCGGCAAGCGCTTCGGTCAACGCGTCATCGTTGATGATTTCTCCATTCGCATCCAGCGCGGTGACAAGATCGGCCTGATCGGCCCGAACGGTGCCGGCAAGACGACGCTGTTGCGGATGATCCTTGGCGAACTCCAGGCAGATAGCGGCATCGTCCGCATGGGCACGAAGATCGATGTCGCCTATTTCGACCAGTTCCGCACCCAGTTGAATCCGGATTCGACGCTGAGCGATGTCATTTCACCGGGCTCCGACTGGGTCGAAATCGGTGGCGCCAAGAAGCATGTGATCGGCTATCTGGAAGATTTCCTGTTCGCGCCGGAGCGCTCCCGTTCGCCGGTCAGTTCGCTGTCCGGTGGCGAGCGCAACCGCCTGCTGCTGGCCCGCCTGTTTGCCAAACCGGCCAATGTGCTGGTGCTGGACGAGCCGACCAACGACCTCGATATCGAAACCCTGGAACTGCTCGAAGAGCTGCTCGCCAATTACACCGGCACGCTGTTCCTGGTCAGTCATGACCGGACTTTCCTCGACAACGTGGTAACCCAGACCATCGCCGCCGAGGGCAACGGCCAGTGGCGCGAATATGCCGGTGGTTACAGCGACTGGGCAAACTACAAGGCAAGTCTGCAGAAGGAAGAGGCGGCTCGCCAGAAGTCGGATGCCAAACAGTCTGCGGCCAAGGCGGCTGATCCGGTCAAGCCGAAGCTGGAAAAGTTGTCATGGAAGGAACAGCGCGAACTCGAAGAGTTGCCGGGAAAGATCTCCAGTCTGGAGGACGAGCAGGCCAGCCTGAGCAAGCGCCTCGAAGATCCGGCGATCTACCAGACCGATCCGGCGGGCGCGCAAAAGGCTGCCGAGCGGCTGGCGCTGATCGATGACGAGTTGATGGGCTTGCTTGAGCGCTGGGAGATTCTCGAGGCGCGCAGCGACAAACCCGCCTGA
- a CDS encoding methyl-accepting chemotaxis protein: MFAALQRRPIAQQLIVATLVALLLVFSVMTVIVQIKADSAAIVVAEKNLQHEAQLMAGTLDSLFEAIKVRGENQSQFFLRYAGGKPELGQGMVRTGEVDLPVVRLGGEQLNGNERILRVFKELTGEETAFLVIKDGKLYRLNTLLKDKDGKSMNGVPIGDNDPVAKAVLAGKDYQGLAIRGGKYNFSTVKVLKAADGKVWGAYSVRIGLDGELQRLRAQFGSLQAGKTGYVYIVRPTDEKSIGEFVLHPKFQEKTVAELDLPAASKAAITEVIKLKNGALRYSLPDESGREREKIVYAATSSAWGWTVATGSWLDEYLEESHALRNLLVLISIVAALVLAVVIYLLVSSRLRGLSLLVQEVARISAGDLRASVRDAEAGSRNEVHAIGHAFNEMAGSMRNLVSGVATTSAQVGVAANELEGAAKLALQSSAQASQSASGIAASVEELSVSITHVADNANHAAQISEEAKVVTGSGRAVVHRAMNELERVASDINDSAQLIESLGERSKQISSVVGVIREIADQTNLLALNAAIEAARAGEQGRGFAVVADEVRKLAERTALSTQEISTTVAAILQETGTAVQRMQAVSTNMTGSVGLARDAGDSLLTIDQHAQETVNVVHGIADSTREQSAASQEIARLVENIAQSAEGSNSRAQQNSGRAQNLQRLASDLQAQLARFTL; encoded by the coding sequence ATGTTCGCAGCCCTTCAGCGCCGGCCCATCGCACAACAATTGATCGTGGCTACCCTGGTTGCCTTGCTGTTGGTCTTTTCGGTGATGACCGTCATCGTCCAGATCAAGGCAGACAGCGCAGCCATCGTCGTAGCCGAAAAAAATCTGCAGCATGAAGCCCAGTTGATGGCTGGTACGCTGGATTCGCTTTTCGAGGCAATCAAGGTGCGCGGTGAAAACCAGTCGCAGTTTTTTCTGCGCTATGCCGGCGGCAAGCCGGAGCTTGGCCAGGGGATGGTCAGAACCGGCGAGGTTGATCTGCCGGTTGTTCGCCTGGGGGGCGAACAACTCAATGGCAATGAGCGGATTTTGCGGGTTTTCAAGGAGTTGACCGGTGAAGAAACGGCTTTCCTGGTAATCAAGGACGGCAAGCTCTACCGCCTGAATACCCTGTTGAAGGACAAGGACGGCAAGTCGATGAATGGCGTGCCGATTGGCGACAACGATCCGGTCGCGAAGGCGGTCCTGGCTGGCAAGGACTATCAGGGACTGGCGATTCGCGGTGGCAAATACAATTTCAGTACGGTCAAGGTCCTCAAGGCTGCGGATGGCAAGGTCTGGGGCGCCTATTCGGTACGGATCGGGCTGGATGGCGAGTTGCAACGGCTGCGTGCGCAGTTTGGCAGTCTGCAGGCCGGCAAGACCGGCTATGTCTATATCGTGCGCCCGACGGATGAAAAATCCATAGGCGAATTCGTGCTGCATCCGAAGTTCCAGGAAAAGACTGTGGCGGAACTGGATTTGCCCGCCGCGTCGAAGGCTGCAATTACCGAGGTGATCAAGCTCAAGAATGGTGCCTTGCGTTATTCCCTGCCCGATGAGTCGGGGCGTGAGCGTGAAAAAATCGTTTATGCCGCAACCTCGTCAGCCTGGGGCTGGACGGTGGCAACCGGTAGCTGGCTTGATGAGTACCTGGAGGAAAGCCATGCCTTGCGCAATCTTCTGGTGCTGATCAGCATCGTGGCAGCGCTGGTGCTCGCGGTGGTGATCTATCTGCTGGTCAGTTCGCGCTTGCGCGGGCTGTCCTTGCTGGTCCAGGAAGTAGCGCGCATCAGTGCGGGTGACTTGCGTGCATCGGTGCGCGATGCCGAGGCCGGCAGCCGTAACGAAGTGCATGCCATCGGCCATGCGTTCAACGAGATGGCCGGCAGCATGCGCAATCTGGTGAGTGGCGTCGCGACCACCTCGGCCCAGGTCGGGGTCGCCGCCAATGAGCTGGAAGGGGCGGCGAAACTGGCGCTGCAAAGTTCCGCGCAGGCCTCGCAGTCGGCTTCCGGCATTGCCGCCTCGGTCGAGGAGTTGTCGGTCAGCATCACGCATGTCGCCGACAATGCCAATCATGCGGCGCAGATTTCCGAAGAGGCCAAGGTGGTTACCGGCAGTGGCCGCGCTGTGGTGCATCGCGCGATGAACGAACTGGAGCGGGTGGCGAGTGATATCAACGACTCGGCGCAGTTGATCGAGTCGCTGGGCGAGCGTTCGAAGCAGATCTCCAGTGTGGTCGGCGTCATTCGGGAAATTGCCGATCAGACCAACCTGCTGGCGCTCAATGCGGCGATCGAGGCCGCGCGTGCCGGCGAGCAGGGGCGCGGCTTTGCCGTGGTGGCCGATGAAGTGCGCAAACTGGCCGAACGGACAGCGCTGTCGACCCAGGAAATCTCGACCACGGTGGCGGCCATCCTGCAGGAAACCGGCACCGCGGTGCAGCGCATGCAGGCGGTGAGCACCAACATGACGGGCAGCGTCGGTCTGGCGCGGGATGCCGGCGATTCGCTGCTGACCATCGATCAGCATGCGCAGGAGACGGTCAATGTCGTGCACGGCATTGCCGACAGTACGCGCGAGCAAAGCGCGGCCAGTCAGGAAATCGCCCGTCTGGTCGAAAATATTGCCCAGTCGGCAGAAGGCAGCAACAGCCGGGCGCAGCAAAACAGCGGTCGGGCGCAAAACCTGCAACGCCTGGCCAGCGACCTGCAGGCGCAGCTTGCGCGGTTTACGCTCTGA
- a CDS encoding sensor domain-containing protein — MLVSGEKHFEVLNEILATSLLPEGERVGRLLELGCRSFRMSLGLLIRLDDPVAPEILVATAAASIPAWFGPALAAASSPVFSGAALSCAGSGLIQPLPEIAGRQLVLCFAEPILPAAPLAAGDLGFLKLLAQWMAVELERRQQQDSLQDLSEWQRVILQSANFSIIATGIDGVIVSFNRAAEKMLGYRADEVVGKVTPGIIHDPAEVIARAPELSRELGVLIEPGFDVFVAKTRLGIAEEREWTYVRKDGSRLPVLLSVTAMRNTQGEIRGYLGIALDITLRKKFEEASAHARANELSRALIRSLAEGVIGVAVHPPHTILFLNPEAERLFGISEQEAIGQPLDAIVQSVAPVVGGEPEVCRGFSCLLSGEPGREAVETSVCALVSGRIFPVDCIISLAHEVGGQQLAVISFHDISERRQAEQRLRLSDKVFEYSAEAIMVTDPAGIILNVNPAFTWLTGYRPDEVIGRTPRILASGRHDKAFYEALWRALLADGHWSGEIWDRRKDGSFYPKWIIINAIRENDRTTHYVALFYDISERKENEERINFLAHHDHLTGLPNRLMFKERMGQALLRAARADSRLALIFIDLDRFKNINDSLGHHIGDQLLIEVSRRLTASVRLSDTVARLGGDEFVVVVENIDGQNDAALVAIKVHATLGQPFVIEGKTLHTPPSMGISLYPDDGGDVETLMKQADTAMYQVKAAGRNNWTFYTSRMNDEVQERIALENDLRLALERGEFLLHYQPQWDLAAGCLFGWEALLRWQHPERGMISPDRFIPIAEETGLILPIGDWVLATALTELRRWDDAGLGRCSIAVNLSGRQFRQHLLGERIEALLAAAGLAPDRLELEITESVLMEDADTASEILGRLKRHGVRIAIDDFGTGYSSLAYLKSFPINKLKIDRSFVRDIATDPNDAAIVSAIISMARSMGLGTIAEGVESEEQRDFLLSRGCSEIQGYLLGKPMPAAEARAMLAQLAG; from the coding sequence ATGCTGGTTTCTGGCGAAAAGCATTTCGAGGTGCTGAACGAAATTTTGGCAACGAGCCTGCTCCCCGAAGGGGAACGGGTTGGGCGTTTGCTCGAACTCGGCTGTCGCAGTTTCCGGATGTCACTCGGCCTGCTGATCCGGCTTGATGATCCGGTCGCGCCCGAAATTCTCGTTGCCACGGCTGCCGCTTCGATTCCGGCCTGGTTTGGCCCGGCGCTGGCTGCTGCTTCTTCGCCTGTATTTTCTGGTGCAGCCCTATCCTGCGCTGGCAGTGGCCTGATCCAGCCGCTACCCGAGATTGCTGGCCGGCAGCTGGTACTCTGCTTTGCCGAGCCCATTTTGCCGGCCGCACCCCTTGCTGCGGGGGACCTCGGTTTTCTTAAATTGCTTGCCCAGTGGATGGCTGTCGAGCTGGAGCGCCGGCAACAACAGGACTCCCTGCAGGATCTGTCCGAGTGGCAGCGGGTCATTCTGCAGAGTGCAAACTTCTCGATCATTGCCACGGGAATAGACGGTGTCATCGTCAGTTTCAACCGTGCGGCAGAAAAAATGCTCGGCTATCGCGCCGACGAAGTGGTTGGCAAAGTCACGCCAGGCATCATCCATGATCCGGCAGAAGTGATTGCCCGCGCTCCGGAGCTGAGTCGTGAATTGGGTGTGCTGATCGAGCCCGGTTTTGATGTTTTCGTTGCCAAGACGCGTCTGGGGATCGCCGAGGAGCGGGAATGGACTTATGTGCGCAAGGACGGCTCACGCTTGCCTGTACTTCTTTCAGTCACTGCGATGCGCAATACGCAGGGCGAGATTCGCGGTTATCTTGGTATTGCGCTCGATATCACGTTGCGCAAGAAGTTCGAGGAAGCCTCTGCTCATGCCCGAGCCAATGAACTGAGTCGGGCATTGATCCGTTCCTTGGCTGAGGGCGTTATTGGCGTAGCGGTCCACCCGCCGCACACCATTCTTTTTCTCAACCCGGAGGCCGAGCGCCTCTTTGGTATCAGTGAGCAGGAGGCCATCGGCCAGCCGCTTGATGCCATCGTTCAGTCGGTAGCGCCGGTCGTCGGTGGCGAGCCCGAGGTATGCCGCGGGTTCAGTTGCTTGCTGAGCGGCGAACCTGGGCGCGAGGCGGTCGAAACATCCGTGTGCGCCCTGGTGTCGGGACGCATCTTTCCGGTTGATTGCATCATTTCGCTGGCGCACGAGGTTGGCGGTCAGCAACTGGCAGTAATTTCCTTTCACGACATCAGCGAACGGCGCCAGGCCGAGCAGCGCCTGCGCCTGTCGGACAAGGTCTTCGAATACAGCGCCGAGGCGATTATGGTGACCGACCCGGCCGGCATCATTCTCAACGTCAATCCGGCTTTTACCTGGTTGACTGGCTACCGGCCGGATGAAGTTATCGGTCGGACGCCGCGCATCCTGGCTTCGGGACGGCACGACAAGGCATTCTACGAGGCGCTGTGGCGTGCGTTGCTGGCAGATGGGCACTGGTCGGGCGAAATCTGGGACCGGCGCAAGGATGGTTCGTTCTACCCCAAGTGGATCATCATCAATGCCATCCGGGAGAATGACCGGACAACACATTATGTTGCCCTGTTCTACGACATCTCGGAGCGCAAGGAAAACGAGGAACGGATCAATTTTCTGGCCCATCACGATCATCTGACCGGCCTGCCCAACCGTCTGATGTTCAAGGAACGAATGGGGCAGGCCCTGCTCCGGGCCGCTCGTGCCGACAGCCGTCTGGCCCTGATCTTCATTGATCTCGACCGCTTCAAGAACATCAACGACTCGCTCGGACATCACATCGGCGACCAACTGCTGATCGAGGTGTCGCGCCGTTTGACGGCAAGCGTACGCCTGTCGGATACGGTGGCTCGCCTCGGTGGCGACGAGTTTGTCGTGGTGGTCGAGAATATCGATGGCCAGAATGATGCGGCCCTGGTTGCGATCAAGGTGCACGCCACCCTTGGTCAGCCTTTCGTGATTGAGGGCAAGACCCTGCACACGCCACCTTCGATGGGGATCAGTCTTTACCCGGATGACGGAGGTGATGTCGAAACCCTGATGAAGCAGGCCGATACCGCCATGTACCAGGTCAAGGCGGCCGGGCGCAACAACTGGACTTTCTATACCTCGCGCATGAACGACGAGGTGCAGGAGCGTATCGCCCTGGAGAACGATCTGCGGCTGGCTCTTGAGCGGGGCGAGTTCCTGCTCCACTACCAGCCGCAGTGGGACCTTGCCGCGGGTTGTCTGTTCGGCTGGGAAGCCTTGCTGCGTTGGCAGCATCCCGAGCGCGGCATGATTTCGCCCGACCGGTTCATCCCGATAGCCGAGGAAACCGGCCTCATCCTGCCGATCGGCGACTGGGTACTGGCCACGGCACTGACCGAATTAAGGCGCTGGGACGATGCCGGCCTTGGGCGCTGTAGCATCGCGGTCAATCTTTCCGGCCGCCAGTTCCGCCAGCATCTGCTGGGCGAACGTATCGAGGCTTTGCTGGCGGCGGCAGGCCTGGCACCGGACCGGCTGGAGTTGGAAATCACCGAAAGCGTACTGATGGAGGATGCCGATACGGCGAGTGAGATTCTCGGGCGTTTGAAACGGCATGGGGTGCGCATTGCCATCGACGATTTCGGTACCGGCTATTCTTCGTTGGCCTACCTGAAGTCGTTTCCGATCAACAAGCTCAAAATCGACCGCTCGTTCGTGCGCGACATCGCGACCGATCCCAATGATGCCGCCATCGTTTCCGCGATCATCTCGATGGCCCGTTCGATGGGGCTGGGGACCATTGCCGAGGGGGTTGAATCGGAGGAGCAAAGGGATTTTTTGCTGTCGCGTGGTTGCAGCGAGATCCAGGGCTACCTGCTCGGCAAGCCGATGCCTGCCGCGGAGGCCAGGGCGATGCTTGCGCAGCTGGCCGGCTGA
- a CDS encoding spermine/spermidine synthase domain-containing protein, producing the protein MRQSKKPPRHSVDISEEAGIRYLHFGSDWIQGAMRIARPWSLELGYTREMMAGLLLRQSAQWPRHALLIGLGAGSLAKFIYRYLPDCRITVVEINPQVEFVARQYFKLPDDPQRLDVITGCGADYMLAGGRQFDYILTDGFDAEASAGALDTLPFYQACRSRLSDDGLLGVNLLGRNKGFQGSVERICTAFDGRLAVFPSCDSGNTIAFATGGKPVAVSLEAMRERAVQLKKDSRLDLLPTISRLQLSYPLPEGMLRI; encoded by the coding sequence ATGCGCCAATCGAAAAAGCCGCCCCGCCATTCCGTCGACATCAGTGAGGAAGCCGGCATTCGCTATCTGCACTTCGGTTCGGACTGGATTCAAGGCGCGATGCGCATTGCCCGGCCCTGGTCGCTGGAACTGGGTTACACCCGCGAGATGATGGCCGGACTGCTTTTGCGCCAAAGTGCGCAATGGCCGCGCCATGCGCTGCTGATCGGGCTCGGCGCCGGTTCGCTGGCCAAGTTCATTTACCGCTACCTGCCCGACTGCCGGATCACCGTCGTCGAGATCAATCCGCAGGTCGAATTTGTCGCCCGCCAATACTTCAAGCTGCCGGACGATCCGCAGCGCCTTGATGTCATCACCGGCTGCGGCGCCGATTACATGCTGGCGGGCGGGCGCCAGTTCGACTACATCCTGACCGACGGTTTCGATGCCGAAGCCAGCGCCGGCGCACTCGATACACTGCCGTTTTACCAGGCCTGCCGCAGCCGGCTGAGCGACGACGGACTGCTCGGCGTCAATCTGCTGGGTCGCAACAAGGGTTTCCAGGGCAGTGTCGAGCGTATCTGCACCGCCTTTGATGGCCGGCTTGCCGTTTTTCCATCCTGCGACAGCGGCAACACGATTGCCTTTGCCACGGGCGGCAAGCCTGTCGCTGTCTCGCTCGAAGCCATGCGCGAGCGTGCCGTGCAATTGAAAAAGGATAGCCGGCTCGACCTGCTGCCGACCATCAGCCGCCTGCAACTGAGCTACCCCTTGCCGGAAGGCATGCTGCGCATTTAG
- a CDS encoding ABC transporter ATP-binding protein, whose protein sequence is MEKFVSVEKVGQTFDTKKGKFVALRDIDLSIKQGEFIALIGHSGCGKSTLLNLIAGLTKPTTGVLLCDGREIAGPGPERAVVFQNHSLLPWLTCFENVYLAVERVFGQKEGKAKLKERTAAAINLVGLDHASSKYPNEISGGMKQRVGIARALSMQPKVLLMDEPFGALDALTRARLQDELMKICEATRATTVMVTHDVDEAVLLSDRIVMMTNGPAATIGEILEVNLPRPRNRLTLAHDQDYIGYRAAVLEFLYEKQAHVEKVAA, encoded by the coding sequence ATGGAAAAATTCGTAAGCGTGGAAAAAGTCGGCCAGACCTTCGATACCAAGAAGGGCAAATTCGTCGCCCTGCGCGACATCGACCTGTCCATCAAGCAGGGCGAGTTCATCGCGCTGATCGGCCACTCCGGTTGCGGCAAGTCGACCCTGCTCAACCTGATTGCCGGCCTGACCAAGCCGACCACCGGCGTGCTGCTCTGCGACGGCCGCGAAATTGCCGGTCCGGGCCCGGAGCGGGCGGTGGTCTTCCAGAACCACAGCCTGCTGCCCTGGCTGACCTGTTTCGAGAACGTCTACCTGGCGGTCGAACGCGTCTTCGGCCAGAAGGAAGGCAAGGCGAAGCTGAAGGAGCGGACCGCGGCAGCGATCAATCTGGTCGGTCTCGATCACGCCAGCAGCAAGTACCCGAACGAGATTTCCGGCGGCATGAAGCAGCGCGTCGGCATCGCCCGGGCGCTGTCGATGCAGCCGAAAGTGTTGCTGATGGATGAACCGTTCGGCGCCCTCGACGCGCTGACCCGGGCCCGCCTGCAGGACGAGCTGATGAAAATCTGCGAAGCGACCCGGGCCACCACGGTCATGGTCACGCACGATGTCGATGAAGCCGTGCTGCTCTCCGACCGCATCGTGATGATGACCAACGGCCCGGCCGCGACGATCGGTGAAATCCTTGAAGTCAATCTGCCAAGACCGCGCAACCGGCTGACCCTGGCGCACGACCAGGATTACATCGGTTACCGCGCCGCCGTGCTCGAGTTCCTCTACGAGAAACAGGCGCACGTCGAGAAAGTCGCCGCCTGA
- the ntrB gene encoding nitrate ABC transporter permease — translation MSATTMSVDLVSPLARVDVPNSPPVVAQAALPAKEKKMEKTLSQPSGTPLGEKFNNLLRAILPPSLGMLILIGIWYVATLKGGSIPGPGQTWDAATVLFADPFYRNGPNDQGIGWNILSSLQRVGIGFGFAAVVGIPLGFILGRSAFLSAMINPIISLLRPVSPLAWLPIGLLVFKKADPAATYTIFICSIWPMIMNTAQGVQRVPQDYLNVARVLALSEWKVVTKILFPAVLPYMLTGIRLSIGTAWLVIVAAEMLTGGVGIGFWVWDEWNNLKVEHIIIAIFVIGIVGLILEQSLILLARKLTKEAD, via the coding sequence ATGAGCGCAACGACGATGAGTGTCGATCTGGTCAGCCCGCTGGCGCGGGTCGATGTGCCGAACAGCCCGCCGGTTGTGGCGCAAGCCGCGCTACCGGCCAAGGAAAAGAAAATGGAAAAAACACTGTCCCAGCCCAGCGGTACGCCGCTGGGCGAGAAATTCAACAACCTGCTGCGCGCCATCCTGCCGCCCAGCCTCGGCATGCTGATCCTGATCGGCATCTGGTATGTCGCCACCCTCAAGGGCGGCAGCATTCCCGGCCCGGGCCAGACCTGGGACGCTGCCACCGTGCTCTTCGCCGACCCGTTCTACCGCAACGGGCCGAACGACCAGGGCATCGGCTGGAACATCTTGTCCTCGCTGCAGCGCGTCGGCATCGGCTTCGGCTTTGCCGCCGTGGTCGGCATTCCGCTCGGCTTCATCCTCGGCCGCTCGGCCTTCCTGTCGGCGATGATCAATCCGATCATCAGCCTGCTGCGTCCGGTGTCGCCGCTGGCCTGGCTGCCGATCGGCCTGCTCGTGTTCAAGAAGGCAGACCCGGCCGCGACCTACACCATCTTCATCTGCTCGATCTGGCCGATGATCATGAACACCGCCCAGGGCGTGCAGCGTGTGCCGCAGGACTACCTCAACGTCGCCCGCGTCCTGGCGCTCTCCGAGTGGAAGGTCGTCACCAAGATCCTCTTCCCGGCCGTGCTGCCCTACATGCTGACCGGTATCCGCCTGTCGATCGGTACTGCCTGGCTGGTTATCGTCGCTGCCGAGATGTTGACCGGTGGCGTCGGCATCGGCTTCTGGGTTTGGGATGAGTGGAACAACCTCAAGGTCGAACACATCATCATCGCCATTTTCGTGATCGGCATCGTCGGCCTGATTCTCGAGCAAAGCCTGATCCTGCTTGCCCGCAAGCTGACCAAAGAAGCCGATTGA